One genomic window of Methanosarcina acetivorans C2A includes the following:
- a CDS encoding DUF2157 domain-containing protein, with protein sequence MFDEDFILKWLDEGTIDHAQAEKMKEDLAEYKRERRSKKQIVAFSTIGAILIGIGAILFVASNWEKIGNTVKVLLLVGTTVGVHYAGYRLKYEQQKYPRLGSALVLLSALLFGASLFLIAQIYNINANNSTLVLIWILGVFPLIYGYRSASIAGLCSLLFYLWVSLLYRESPDLDKLISIWDLYLISGISIYFLGVLNGLTEKVKHAETPFKFMGLQAALFALFAHTFKLGEYQPDKIVPVIYAILGILFLAVLLPKPLRERLIGFQADASMSIVALLMAGITLTTIYIPASEETYMVLFNVIFLGLLTLLLYAGYSTENIGIINTAMFWFVLLIFARYFDFFWELLPRSLFFMLGGLVLLVISVVLERKRRELKVQFSGGEQ encoded by the coding sequence ATGTTCGATGAAGACTTTATCCTGAAATGGCTGGATGAAGGCACCATTGATCACGCTCAGGCAGAAAAGATGAAGGAAGACCTTGCGGAGTATAAAAGGGAGCGCAGGTCAAAAAAACAAATCGTTGCCTTTTCGACCATAGGGGCTATTTTAATCGGGATTGGTGCCATCCTGTTTGTGGCTTCCAACTGGGAGAAAATCGGGAATACAGTTAAGGTTTTGCTGCTTGTCGGAACTACGGTGGGCGTACATTATGCGGGTTATCGTTTAAAATACGAGCAGCAGAAATATCCAAGGCTGGGTTCTGCTCTGGTTTTACTTTCAGCCCTGCTCTTTGGAGCCAGCTTGTTTTTAATTGCTCAGATCTACAATATCAACGCCAACAACAGCACACTTGTCCTGATCTGGATCCTCGGAGTTTTTCCCCTTATCTACGGCTACCGTTCCGCTTCAATTGCCGGACTCTGTTCCCTGCTTTTTTATCTCTGGGTCAGCTTGCTGTACCGGGAGAGTCCAGACCTTGATAAATTGATAAGTATCTGGGACCTCTACCTTATCTCAGGTATTTCCATCTATTTCCTGGGGGTTTTGAATGGGCTGACAGAAAAAGTAAAACATGCCGAAACCCCGTTTAAGTTTATGGGGCTACAGGCTGCACTCTTTGCCTTATTCGCACACACCTTCAAGCTTGGGGAATACCAGCCTGATAAAATCGTTCCTGTTATTTACGCCATCCTTGGAATCCTCTTCCTGGCAGTCCTTCTCCCAAAACCACTTCGAGAAAGGCTTATAGGTTTTCAGGCAGATGCGAGCATGTCCATAGTTGCTTTGTTAATGGCAGGAATCACGCTTACAACCATATACATCCCTGCATCGGAAGAAACTTACATGGTCCTTTTCAACGTCATCTTCCTCGGACTATTGACCCTGCTCCTGTATGCCGGGTACAGCACCGAAAATATAGGAATCATCAATACCGCGATGTTCTGGTTTGTCCTCCTTATTTTTGCGAGATATTTCGACTTCTTCTGGGAACTGCTTCCAAGGTCACTCTTTTTCATGCTGGGAGGGCTTGTCCTGCTGGTCATAAGTGTGGTGCTGGAAAGAAAGAGAAGGGAGCTTAAAGTCCAGTTTTCAGGAGGGGAACAATGA
- a CDS encoding GDYXXLXY domain-containing protein, which produces MKQKQIFYLTIVFWLLIFSGFILFKEYTLRTGTEILLKTEPIDPRDLFRGDYVTLNYEISTLDLDEIPAEDPYFDYNDRIYLALTLEDGYGVPKKIYRNPPDDELFLKGTVKQLIYDWEEDEDSLIAEEPRVKELRVEYGIESYFVPEGRGIEIERQQWTGGEGVDVKVVVDKYGNAVAESLLIDGQELEI; this is translated from the coding sequence ATGAAGCAGAAGCAGATCTTTTATCTCACGATAGTTTTCTGGCTCCTGATCTTTTCGGGTTTCATCCTCTTCAAAGAATATACCCTGAGGACCGGGACGGAAATTTTGCTTAAAACCGAGCCCATAGACCCGAGAGACCTTTTCAGGGGAGACTATGTAACCCTTAATTACGAGATAAGTACCCTTGACCTGGACGAGATTCCGGCTGAAGATCCTTATTTTGATTATAATGACCGGATATACCTGGCACTGACACTGGAAGACGGGTACGGAGTGCCCAAAAAGATCTACAGGAATCCGCCTGATGATGAACTTTTTCTCAAAGGCACGGTAAAACAGCTGATCTATGACTGGGAAGAAGATGAAGACAGCCTTATAGCTGAAGAGCCTCGCGTTAAGGAACTCAGGGTCGAATACGGCATAGAGAGCTATTTTGTCCCCGAAGGCAGGGGGATAGAGATCGAACGTCAACAATGGACAGGAGGAGAAGGAGTCGATGTAAAGGTTGTTGTTGACAAGTATGGAAATGCCGTGGCTGAGAGCTTATTAATTGACGGCCAGGAGCTTGAGATTTAA
- a CDS encoding MarR family winged helix-turn-helix transcriptional regulator, whose product MLDDNRIRELRLIMLERTMLFNKLFERDVSQKISRARFEELEKLGKQQPTVILIIGMIGEIIPSYLGLCMNLDRSSLSRMIDSMETKGIVKRRTDPEDRRKVLVSLTEKGERYYEFLLGIMEEVHASIMDFLDEQDLREYEACLKTEVRIMKKIDSKLGGEE is encoded by the coding sequence ATGTTAGATGACAACAGAATAAGAGAACTCCGGCTAATAATGCTGGAAAGGACAATGCTGTTCAATAAATTGTTTGAAAGAGATGTCTCTCAAAAAATATCCAGAGCCAGATTTGAAGAGCTCGAAAAGCTCGGCAAACAACAGCCAACGGTTATTCTGATAATCGGCATGATTGGGGAAATCATTCCTTCATACCTCGGCCTGTGCATGAACCTAGATAGGAGCAGCCTCTCAAGAATGATAGATTCCATGGAAACAAAGGGAATCGTTAAGAGAAGAACCGACCCGGAAGACCGGAGAAAAGTTCTGGTATCCCTAACTGAAAAAGGAGAAAGGTACTATGAGTTTCTCCTCGGAATAATGGAAGAAGTTCATGCTTCTATCATGGATTTTCTTGACGAGCAGGATCTCAGAGAGTATGAAGCCTGCCTGAAAACGGAAGTACGGATCATGAAGAAAATCGATTCCAAACTGGGTGGAGAGGAATGA